One region of Mucilaginibacter gotjawali genomic DNA includes:
- a CDS encoding alanine dehydrogenase: MSSGKYSGFSDIAKQAMMQPQESMLEVKNKKHKLYIGIPKEISFQENRVPLTPLSVALLVNNGHEVMLESNAGAAAKFSDKDYSEQGAQIVYDTKKLYEADIILKIAPPTLGEIEMMKPGQTLISALQLSTFKAESLHALINKRITALCFEHLRDEGGSLSVVRAMSEIVGATSILIAAEYLSNIFDGKGLMLGGITGVPPTEIVILGAGTVGEYAARTAISLGAEVKVFDPSIYKLRRLQNNIGSRVFTSVVQPIVLEKAITTCDVAIGAMRAEDGRSPCIVSESTVSRMKPNSVIIDVSIDQGGCFETSEVTNHTHPVFRKYDVIHYCVPNIASRVARTATYALTNIFAPILLDIGEHGDLKNLIWQKAGLREAVYIYKGHLTSKHMGERFSIPTKDLDLLIVSHH, from the coding sequence ATGAGTTCAGGGAAATACAGCGGGTTTTCGGATATAGCCAAACAAGCGATGATGCAGCCCCAGGAGTCGATGCTGGAGGTGAAGAATAAAAAACACAAACTGTATATCGGCATTCCAAAAGAAATATCCTTCCAGGAAAACCGTGTACCGCTAACACCCTTATCGGTTGCTTTATTAGTAAACAATGGGCACGAGGTGATGCTGGAAAGCAATGCCGGTGCCGCCGCCAAATTTTCGGATAAGGATTATAGTGAACAGGGGGCGCAAATTGTTTACGATACCAAAAAGCTGTACGAAGCCGACATCATTTTAAAAATTGCCCCACCCACCCTGGGTGAAATCGAGATGATGAAACCGGGCCAAACGCTGATCTCGGCCCTGCAGTTATCAACATTTAAAGCCGAAAGCCTTCATGCCCTCATCAACAAAAGGATAACCGCGCTTTGTTTTGAGCATTTGCGGGATGAAGGCGGATCGCTGAGTGTGGTAAGGGCGATGAGCGAAATTGTGGGCGCCACTTCCATCCTGATCGCTGCGGAATATTTAAGCAACATCTTCGACGGAAAAGGGCTAATGCTGGGCGGCATCACCGGTGTACCCCCAACAGAAATTGTAATATTAGGAGCAGGTACGGTGGGCGAATATGCTGCCCGTACCGCCATATCACTTGGCGCAGAAGTGAAGGTTTTTGACCCATCTATTTACAAACTCCGCCGTTTGCAAAATAACATTGGCAGCAGGGTTTTTACCTCGGTTGTACAGCCCATTGTGCTGGAGAAAGCAATAACTACCTGCGATGTAGCTATCGGCGCCATGCGTGCAGAGGATGGCCGCAGCCCCTGTATTGTCAGCGAATCAACTGTAAGCCGGATGAAACCAAATTCGGTGATCATTGATGTGAGTATTGACCAGGGGGGCTGTTTTGAAACTTCGGAGGTAACCAATCATACGCACCCTGTTTTCAGAAAATACGATGTGATCCATTATTGCGTGCCAAACATTGCTTCGCGGGTTGCCCGCACAGCAACGTATGCACTTACCAATATATTTGCGCCCATTTTACTGGATATTGGCGAGCACGGCGACCTGAAGAACCTGATATGGCAAAAGGCCGGGCTGCGCGAAGCCGTTTATATTTATAAAGGGCACTTAACCAGCAAGCATATGGGCGAACGCTTTTCCATCCCCACAAAAGACCTCGACCTGTTGATTGTATCTCACCATTAA
- a CDS encoding M15 family metallopeptidase — translation MKRFVLLALSVAISTVAFAQKYKYIDSSKVMGPDSYLKDIKAHPETRLVEIKKYIPEIALDIRYATTNNFTHQQMYGEARAFARLPVVLALKQVEADLKKQGLGLKIFDAYRPYAVTAHFYEVAHDTNFVADPRKGSKHNRGCAVDLTAINLKTGKELDMPTGFDSFSKKAAAAYMDLPKAEIANRAILKTAMEAHGFREIATEWWHFDFNGWSEFPLLDIPFSEIK, via the coding sequence ATGAAACGGTTTGTCCTGTTAGCATTATCAGTTGCCATAAGTACAGTAGCCTTTGCGCAGAAATACAAATATATCGACAGCTCAAAAGTAATGGGCCCTGATAGTTATTTAAAGGATATAAAAGCGCATCCCGAAACCCGGTTGGTTGAAATAAAAAAGTATATCCCCGAAATTGCGCTGGATATCCGTTATGCTACCACCAATAATTTTACGCATCAGCAAATGTACGGCGAGGCAAGGGCTTTTGCCCGGCTACCGGTAGTGCTGGCCTTAAAACAGGTGGAAGCTGACCTTAAAAAGCAGGGACTGGGACTGAAGATTTTCGATGCCTATCGCCCCTATGCCGTTACCGCTCATTTTTACGAAGTGGCGCATGATACAAATTTTGTAGCCGACCCCCGCAAAGGCTCGAAACATAACCGTGGTTGCGCGGTCGACCTTACGGCGATAAACCTTAAAACGGGTAAGGAACTGGACATGCCCACCGGCTTTGACAGTTTCAGCAAAAAGGCGGCCGCTGCTTATATGGATTTGCCAAAGGCCGAAATAGCCAACAGGGCAATTTTAAAAACGGCTATGGAAGCCCATGGCTTTCGTGAAATCGCGACGGAATGGTGGCATTTTGATTTTAACGGGTGGTCTGAATTTCCCTTGCTTGACATTCCGTTTTCCGAAATAAAATAA
- a CDS encoding YihY/virulence factor BrkB family protein, producing the protein MSTFRKHYFLKKTWKILSATFMGFIDDNGLKLSASLAYYTIFSIAPLLILVISIAGLVLGPKAAENKLYPEIAHYVGAQAAAQIQEVLKNLQLSGKSGTAVVIGTITLLIGASSTFIEMQDSLNMIWRVKAKPKKGWVKLIENRFLSFSLIIGLGFLLLASLIVSVVMNAITRDIGQYLHAITAPLVKGVNLGITLAVTSLLFAIIFKVLPDVKIRWKDVMWGAVFTSVLFMLGQYLINLYIQYAAKTSAYGAAGSILVILIWIYYTAAIVYIGAEFTQVYAEAIGCKIEPADYAVSVQQTEIIREVKVLPRQNPELDEVLKKGS; encoded by the coding sequence ATGAGCACTTTCAGGAAGCATTATTTTTTAAAGAAAACATGGAAGATATTGTCGGCCACTTTTATGGGTTTTATTGATGACAATGGTTTAAAACTAAGTGCATCATTAGCTTATTATACCATTTTTTCTATCGCTCCCTTACTCATCCTGGTTATTTCAATTGCGGGCCTGGTATTAGGCCCAAAAGCCGCTGAAAATAAATTATACCCCGAAATTGCACATTATGTGGGCGCCCAGGCAGCAGCGCAGATCCAGGAGGTTTTAAAGAACCTGCAGCTTTCAGGTAAATCAGGCACCGCAGTGGTTATCGGCACCATAACGCTTTTAATTGGCGCCAGCAGCACCTTTATTGAGATGCAGGATTCATTGAACATGATATGGCGGGTAAAAGCCAAACCAAAAAAGGGTTGGGTTAAACTGATAGAAAACCGTTTTCTGTCCTTTTCGCTGATCATCGGGCTGGGCTTCCTGCTACTGGCATCGCTTATCGTAAGCGTGGTGATGAATGCAATAACAAGAGACATAGGGCAATATTTGCACGCCATAACCGCGCCACTGGTAAAAGGCGTTAACCTGGGGATCACCCTGGCGGTTACCTCACTATTATTTGCCATTATTTTTAAAGTTTTGCCAGATGTAAAGATCAGGTGGAAGGATGTAATGTGGGGCGCCGTTTTTACTTCGGTACTTTTTATGCTGGGGCAGTATTTAATAAATTTGTATATCCAGTACGCTGCCAAAACTTCCGCCTATGGAGCAGCAGGCTCCATATTGGTGATATTGATCTGGATCTACTATACTGCAGCCATCGTTTACATCGGCGCCGAATTTACCCAGGTTTACGCCGAAGCTATTGGCTGTAAAATTGAACCGGCTGATTATGCAGTGAGCGTTCAACAAACCGAAATTATCAGGGAAGTGAAGGTGCTGCCGCGTCAGAACCCCGAATTGGATGAAGTGTTGAAAAAAGGGAGTTGA
- the dacB gene encoding D-alanyl-D-alanine carboxypeptidase/D-alanyl-D-alanine endopeptidase: MRQKVFIILTALGALLLQTTDAAAGHIRKRKIKKQFKHSAILNDHFTGFALYDLDDKKMIWQQNADKYFTPASNTKLFTFYTCLKMLGDSIPALKYVIRHDSLIFWGTGDPSFLHSDLKAIKAFNLLKAANKKLFFATGNYSGDFYGDGWAWNDYNDYYQPEITGLPIENNVAEFYTDKNDSIRVRPSYLKRYIKCDSNYRPSNFSVKRDFSSNKFVYPAAKPPRGFVQDIPWKTSTALTLALLQDTLKLPVLEINLPMPDSAKTIYGANADTVYRHMLQPSDNFIAEQLLLVCSSAKFKTLSSDSVRSYAKIHFLNDLPDIPQWADGSGLSRQNLFTPRSIVALLQKIDNEVKNDSLLHSLLPEGGVAGTIRHAYKTDKGQPFIWAKTGSLNNVYNQGGYFVTRKGKRLAFSFMNNNFTRPASEVRAEMARIITWIHDEY; this comes from the coding sequence ATGCGACAAAAAGTATTTATCATTTTGACGGCGCTCGGTGCGCTGTTGTTACAAACCACTGATGCTGCTGCAGGTCATATCCGCAAACGGAAAATAAAAAAACAATTTAAACATTCCGCCATCCTGAACGATCATTTTACCGGCTTCGCCCTTTACGACCTGGATGATAAAAAAATGATATGGCAGCAAAACGCTGATAAATATTTTACCCCTGCATCCAATACAAAGCTATTTACTTTTTATACCTGCCTTAAAATGCTGGGCGACAGCATCCCGGCACTAAAATATGTTATCCGCCATGATTCATTGATCTTTTGGGGCACCGGCGACCCCTCTTTTCTGCACAGCGACCTTAAAGCGATAAAAGCCTTTAATTTATTGAAAGCCGCCAATAAAAAACTATTTTTTGCAACAGGCAACTATAGTGGTGATTTTTATGGAGATGGCTGGGCCTGGAATGATTATAATGATTACTACCAGCCCGAAATTACCGGATTGCCCATTGAAAATAACGTAGCTGAGTTTTATACTGATAAAAATGATTCCATCCGGGTGAGGCCTTCCTATTTAAAAAGATATATAAAGTGCGACAGTAATTACCGCCCATCCAACTTCAGCGTTAAGCGCGATTTTAGCAGCAATAAATTTGTTTACCCAGCCGCAAAACCACCCAGGGGTTTTGTGCAGGATATCCCATGGAAAACAAGTACAGCCTTAACGCTGGCTTTGCTGCAGGATACCCTGAAGCTGCCCGTTTTGGAAATCAATCTACCTATGCCTGATAGTGCCAAAACCATTTACGGCGCCAACGCCGATACGGTTTACCGGCACATGCTGCAGCCAAGCGACAATTTTATTGCCGAACAGCTTTTACTGGTTTGCTCATCCGCAAAATTTAAAACCCTTAGTTCCGATTCGGTAAGGAGTTATGCGAAAATTCATTTTTTGAATGATCTGCCCGATATACCCCAATGGGCCGATGGGTCGGGCCTTTCGCGGCAAAATTTATTTACCCCCCGCAGCATCGTTGCTCTCCTTCAAAAAATAGATAACGAAGTAAAAAATGACAGCCTGTTGCATAGCCTGCTACCCGAAGGCGGTGTGGCTGGAACGATCAGGCACGCCTATAAAACGGATAAGGGGCAGCCATTTATCTGGGCAAAAACAGGGTCGTTAAATAATGTTTATAACCAGGGGGGCTACTTTGTTACCCGCAAAGGCAAGCGCCTGGCTTTCTCTTTCATGAACAACAACTTTACCCGGCCGGCATCGGAAGTCCGCGCCGAAATGGCGAGGATTATTACATGGATACATGATGAGTATTAG
- a CDS encoding aspartyl protease family protein, protein MLRVTVLLAFLWCCSMPARAQYFDLEGGRKRVTVPFRLIRDLVVIRLNINDKGPFNFILDTGVGLMLITDPKLVDSINLVNKRTIHIEGLGEGDDLEAYITAALNVQIPGLKSYDVGAAILKTDHFGLSNYAGIPIHGLLGYEFFNNLAVKINFADSTLTISKPKDMRLFNKGNKIPLKVENRKPYLQAKVTFTNGTKSIDKLIFDLGAGHPLSLENIIEKHGLPDKFIAANLGVGLTGPINGFVSRVKEVDIGKYKIKNVITSFPVSNAGEKSVEQRDGNLGMGILKRFTLIVDYPDSVLYLKPGPNMDEPYEHDMSGLEYYSTGKDLNHVVVSRVEPGSPGDEVGLEPGDEIMAINFKSVTKMTLEEIDGIFKSRPDRALLLEVYHDKKFDNVIITLKRRI, encoded by the coding sequence ATGTTACGAGTAACAGTACTGCTGGCCTTTTTGTGGTGCTGCAGCATGCCTGCCCGTGCACAATATTTCGACCTGGAGGGTGGCCGCAAACGGGTTACTGTTCCTTTCCGCCTCATCAGGGACCTGGTGGTAATCCGCTTAAACATAAACGACAAAGGCCCTTTTAACTTTATACTTGACACGGGTGTTGGGCTTATGCTGATTACCGACCCTAAATTAGTAGATTCCATCAACCTGGTTAATAAACGCACAATACATATAGAAGGACTGGGTGAAGGTGACGACCTGGAAGCTTATATTACCGCGGCATTAAACGTGCAGATACCTGGCCTTAAAAGCTATGATGTAGGCGCCGCGATTTTAAAAACAGACCATTTCGGCCTTTCTAACTATGCCGGTATCCCCATACACGGCTTACTGGGCTACGAGTTCTTTAATAATCTTGCTGTTAAAATCAATTTTGCCGACAGCACCCTGACTATTTCAAAGCCCAAAGACATGCGTCTTTTTAACAAGGGCAATAAGATTCCGCTAAAAGTTGAGAACCGTAAACCCTATTTGCAGGCGAAGGTTACTTTTACCAACGGTACTAAATCAATAGACAAGCTCATCTTCGATCTTGGCGCAGGGCACCCCCTGTCGCTTGAAAACATTATTGAAAAGCATGGCCTGCCTGATAAATTTATTGCTGCTAACCTGGGCGTGGGCCTTACCGGGCCTATTAATGGTTTTGTAAGCAGGGTAAAAGAAGTGGATATCGGGAAGTATAAAATCAAAAATGTGATCACCTCGTTCCCGGTTTCAAATGCCGGCGAAAAATCAGTTGAACAACGTGACGGCAACCTGGGGATGGGTATTTTGAAGCGCTTTACATTGATAGTGGATTATCCCGATAGCGTGCTGTACTTAAAGCCGGGGCCCAACATGGATGAACCCTATGAGCATGATATGAGTGGCCTTGAATATTACAGCACCGGTAAGGATTTAAATCACGTGGTCGTCAGCCGGGTTGAGCCCGGTTCTCCGGGAGATGAGGTAGGGCTGGAGCCGGGGGATGAGATCATGGCGATTAACTTTAAATCAGTTACAAAAATGACGCTTGAGGAAATCGATGGCATTTTCAAATCAAGGCCCGACCGCGCACTGCTGCTGGAAGTATATCACGATAAAAAATTTGACAATGTGATCATTACTTTAAAACGGCGGATTTGA
- a CDS encoding MFS transporter, which yields MSQQNSTGNSARRVLVASLIGTTIEFFDFYIYATAAVLVFPKLFFPAGDPASATLASLATFALAFFARPLGAALFGHFGDRKGRKATLVAALMTMGPSTVAIGLLPTYQSIGIVAPLLLALFRFGQGLGLGGEWGGAVLLATENAPEGKKAWYGMFPQLGAPIGLLISTATFLILSKTLTDQQFFSYGWRIPFIASAILVFVGLYVRLKITETPDFLKVIEKNERVKVPIINVFINHTKVLILGTFITITTFLLFYLITVFTLDWGTKTLHYTRTSFLIGQMIAYVFFALAIPLSAVLADKYGRNKILTIATLGIFIFGLFFAPLFSTGSWGITVIFLVLGMFLMGMTYGPLGTALAEIFPASVRYTGASVSFTLAGIIGASLTPMVATTLATKYGLPYVGYYLCIAAAITFLALLAAKKAMKENTVEV from the coding sequence ATGAGTCAGCAAAACAGTACCGGAAATTCGGCCAGGCGTGTGCTGGTAGCCAGCCTGATAGGCACCACCATTGAATTTTTTGATTTTTACATCTATGCAACCGCAGCCGTCCTCGTTTTTCCGAAACTATTTTTCCCTGCCGGCGACCCGGCATCCGCTACTCTTGCTTCTTTGGCAACTTTCGCGCTGGCCTTTTTTGCAAGGCCGTTAGGGGCTGCCCTGTTCGGGCATTTCGGCGACAGGAAGGGCCGCAAAGCCACCCTGGTGGCCGCATTAATGACCATGGGGCCCTCAACCGTTGCCATTGGCCTGCTACCCACCTACCAGTCGATAGGCATTGTTGCGCCGCTACTGCTGGCGCTATTCCGTTTCGGGCAGGGCCTGGGCCTGGGCGGCGAATGGGGCGGCGCAGTATTGCTGGCTACAGAAAATGCCCCCGAAGGAAAAAAGGCATGGTATGGTATGTTCCCGCAACTGGGTGCGCCCATCGGGCTGTTGATCTCCACCGCAACTTTTCTTATCCTCAGCAAAACCCTTACCGATCAGCAGTTTTTTAGTTATGGGTGGCGCATCCCTTTTATTGCCAGCGCTATTTTAGTTTTTGTGGGCTTGTATGTCCGGTTAAAGATAACCGAAACCCCGGATTTTTTAAAGGTGATTGAAAAAAATGAGCGGGTTAAGGTCCCGATCATAAACGTATTTATTAATCATACCAAAGTGCTTATCCTTGGCACTTTTATTACCATTACTACTTTCCTGCTGTTTTACCTGATCACGGTGTTTACGCTTGATTGGGGAACCAAAACATTGCATTATACGCGAACAAGCTTTCTTATCGGCCAGATGATCGCCTATGTGTTTTTCGCGCTGGCTATACCGTTATCAGCTGTTTTGGCCGATAAGTACGGCCGAAACAAGATCCTCACTATCGCTACCCTGGGGATTTTTATTTTCGGGTTGTTTTTCGCACCGCTGTTCAGTACGGGCAGTTGGGGTATAACGGTAATCTTCCTGGTACTTGGTATGTTTTTAATGGGAATGACCTATGGCCCGCTTGGAACTGCGCTGGCCGAAATCTTTCCGGCATCCGTGCGTTATACCGGGGCGTCTGTTTCTTTTACACTGGCGGGCATCATAGGGGCATCCTTAACGCCGATGGTGGCAACCACCCTTGCAACAAAATACGGATTACCCTATGTTGGTTACTATTTATGCATAGCTGCCGCGATCACGTTTTTGGCCTTGCTGGCAGCAAAGAAAGCGATGAAAGAAAATACGGTGGAGGTTTAG
- a CDS encoding AAA domain-containing protein, translating to MDYFKNLADLLKIEQTEDREAYLKQASSTSVTDRRAAGLAWYPIAITGTEPSRGDYLNVEAERKTHLDVIHQLRFGSPAVLFSNHDPKHDRVEGVISYIGGDRIKINIFTEETPDWARDGKLGIELLFDNNNYDEMFGALKQAAKLIENPVEGRLAQILTGKKSPLFVSEPMALPGTGLNQSQQAAVEKIMAAQDLAIVHGPPGTGKTTTLVQAISQIVKQQNQQVLVVAPSNTAVDLLSEKLSQQGLNVIRIGNPARVSDKLMNLTLDSQMTLHPYMKESKRLKKQAAEFKNMGHKYKRSFGKAERDQRKALFDEAHKIMKEVAKTEEFIINDLVTKAQVVTATLAGANHWTIRNLNFNTVFIDEAGQALEPACWIPILKAQKVVLAGDHCQLSPTIKSNEAARNGLSTTLIEKCIALHPEAVVLLEEQYRMNKAIMGYSSGVFYNNALKAHHTVAERLLFDGELPMVFIDTAGCGFDEKPAGTSVSNPEEAAFLFRYLEGMAKTIGDHYALADFPSVAIISPYSEQVRLLKEQSANTPSLHVYGDKISVNTIDSFQGQERDVVLISLTRSNAEGTIGFLADIRRMNVAMTRARKKLVIIGDSSTLSRLPFYAGLISYAEGIGGYQSAWEHMG from the coding sequence ATGGACTATTTCAAAAACCTTGCCGACCTGTTGAAAATTGAACAAACGGAGGACCGCGAGGCTTATTTAAAACAAGCCTCGTCTACTTCGGTAACCGACAGGCGGGCCGCAGGGCTGGCATGGTACCCTATCGCTATTACCGGCACCGAACCCAGCCGCGGCGATTACCTGAACGTTGAAGCCGAAAGAAAAACACACCTGGATGTGATTCACCAGCTTCGGTTTGGCAGCCCGGCAGTGTTATTCTCCAATCACGACCCGAAACACGACCGCGTTGAAGGCGTAATTTCGTACATCGGCGGCGACCGCATCAAGATCAATATTTTTACCGAAGAAACGCCCGATTGGGCTCGCGACGGGAAGTTGGGTATTGAATTATTGTTCGACAATAACAACTATGACGAGATGTTTGGGGCGCTAAAGCAGGCTGCCAAACTAATAGAAAATCCGGTTGAGGGCCGGCTGGCACAAATCCTCACCGGTAAAAAAAGCCCGCTGTTTGTGTCGGAGCCAATGGCACTACCCGGGACAGGTTTGAATCAATCTCAACAGGCTGCGGTAGAGAAGATTATGGCTGCGCAAGATCTGGCCATTGTTCACGGGCCGCCGGGTACCGGTAAAACTACCACGCTGGTACAAGCCATCAGCCAAATAGTGAAACAGCAAAACCAACAGGTTTTGGTAGTGGCGCCAAGCAATACGGCCGTTGATTTGCTGAGTGAGAAACTCTCTCAGCAAGGCTTGAACGTCATCAGGATAGGTAACCCGGCGAGGGTTTCGGATAAACTGATGAATCTCACTTTAGATAGCCAGATGACGCTGCACCCTTATATGAAGGAAAGCAAACGCCTTAAAAAACAGGCGGCCGAGTTCAAAAACATGGGCCATAAATACAAACGCAGTTTTGGAAAAGCCGAACGCGACCAGCGCAAGGCCCTGTTTGACGAGGCACACAAGATTATGAAGGAGGTGGCCAAAACGGAGGAGTTTATCATTAACGATCTGGTAACCAAAGCGCAGGTAGTAACTGCCACGCTGGCCGGGGCCAATCATTGGACGATCCGAAACCTTAATTTCAATACGGTTTTTATTGATGAGGCCGGGCAGGCGCTTGAACCTGCCTGCTGGATCCCGATACTGAAAGCACAGAAAGTGGTTCTTGCAGGTGATCATTGCCAGCTATCGCCTACCATTAAATCAAACGAAGCGGCGCGCAATGGCTTAAGCACCACCCTGATCGAAAAATGCATCGCCCTGCATCCCGAAGCGGTTGTGTTGCTGGAGGAACAGTACCGCATGAATAAAGCCATCATGGGCTACTCTTCCGGCGTGTTTTATAATAATGCGCTGAAAGCACATCACACGGTTGCGGAGCGCTTACTTTTTGACGGTGAACTGCCGATGGTATTTATTGACACCGCCGGCTGCGGGTTTGATGAAAAACCTGCGGGTACCAGCGTATCAAATCCCGAAGAAGCAGCTTTTCTTTTCAGGTATCTTGAGGGCATGGCAAAAACAATCGGCGATCATTATGCTTTAGCCGATTTTCCATCCGTCGCGATAATTTCCCCATACAGCGAGCAGGTGCGGCTGCTAAAAGAGCAATCCGCAAATACGCCATCGCTGCATGTGTATGGCGACAAAATTTCGGTAAACACCATCGACAGCTTCCAGGGGCAGGAACGCGATGTGGTGCTCATCAGTTTAACCCGCAGCAATGCCGAAGGCACTATCGGATTCCTGGCTGACATCCGGCGGATGAACGTGGCCATGACTCGTGCCCGTAAAAAGCTGGTGATCATCGGCGACAGTTCAACCCTTAGCCGGCTTCCCTTTTACGCCGGCCTTATCAGTTATGCTGAAGGTATCGGAGGGTACCAAAGTGCCTGGGAACACATGGGATAA
- a CDS encoding glycoside hydrolase family 16 protein translates to MNYQKNKYKYILPIISAMTLIITTSSLMIKRPSHKNKKVVFFDDFSGTKLDRSKWNTEITGIHFNNELQAYVDSEKTIYIVHGALAQGAKNGALVLQPRSSPGFKTKDGQRYDFISGRINTKNKFEFIYGTAEARIKMTSGAGLWPAWWLLGGGIWPTTGEVDIMEFVGERDWISAAVHGSGYSGETPFVNRKYFEPGNDVSQWHTYAVDWTPDALLFKYDGVPMFRVNRTMAEHYGKWSFDTPEYLILNFALGGAYPVKLNGVKAPYYGMPDSTAQAVKNNQCKMLVDWVKVTKNE, encoded by the coding sequence ATGAACTATCAAAAAAATAAATACAAGTATATTCTCCCGATTATTAGTGCAATGACCTTGATCATTACCACTTCATCCCTGATGATAAAAAGGCCTTCACACAAAAACAAGAAGGTGGTTTTTTTTGATGATTTTTCCGGTACAAAACTTGACAGGTCAAAATGGAACACCGAAATAACGGGCATACATTTCAACAATGAGCTGCAGGCATATGTTGATTCCGAAAAAACCATCTACATCGTTCATGGAGCTTTGGCTCAGGGGGCTAAAAATGGGGCATTAGTTTTACAGCCACGGTCATCTCCTGGTTTTAAAACCAAAGACGGTCAACGATATGATTTTATATCGGGCAGAATAAACACCAAAAACAAGTTTGAGTTTATTTATGGTACTGCCGAAGCCCGGATAAAAATGACGTCAGGCGCGGGGCTTTGGCCTGCATGGTGGCTGTTGGGCGGTGGCATTTGGCCCACAACAGGAGAAGTTGACATTATGGAATTTGTTGGCGAGCGGGATTGGATCAGCGCCGCAGTACATGGGTCAGGATACAGTGGCGAAACGCCGTTTGTTAACAGAAAATATTTTGAGCCTGGTAACGATGTTAGTCAATGGCATACCTACGCAGTAGATTGGACACCTGATGCTTTGTTGTTTAAATATGATGGCGTACCCATGTTTCGCGTAAACAGGACCATGGCCGAGCACTATGGCAAATGGTCGTTCGATACGCCTGAATACCTGATCCTGAATTTTGCACTTGGCGGCGCTTACCCTGTAAAATTAAACGGTGTAAAGGCCCCTTATTACGGGATGCCCGATTCCACAGCGCAAGCTGTAAAAAACAACCAATGCAAAATGTTGGTTGATTGGGTAAAAGTGACAAAAAATGAATAA
- a CDS encoding family 16 glycosylhydrolase, translated as MKYLKIILILLMPMAFSNCSKSSSNGNMSPAPTDLTISAAISTDNSGNVAFTATATNAVSYDYDFGNGTFQTVPSGIITYKYPSSGTYTVNVIAKSSGGQTIAKSVQVTVVSNGGPAGMTLVWSDEFNTDGAPDPSKWGYDTGTGGGGWGNNELEYYTSRSNNVNVSNGTLKITAVKENYNGSAYTSARMLSNGKFSFKYGRIEISAKLPAGLGTWPAIWMLGNNFSTAGWPNCGEIDIMEQRGSELNKIFGTLHYPGHSGANGRGSTTIIQNSSTQFHLYTLDWSAASINFSVDGNVFFTVPNDNTLPFNQNFFVILNLAMGGSFGGSVDPNFTSGTMEVDYVRVYQ; from the coding sequence ATGAAATATTTAAAAATAATTTTGATCCTTTTGATGCCCATGGCATTTTCCAACTGCTCAAAAAGCAGCAGCAATGGTAATATGAGCCCGGCGCCAACAGATCTTACAATAAGCGCAGCAATTAGTACCGATAATAGCGGTAATGTTGCCTTTACTGCAACAGCTACTAATGCTGTAAGTTATGATTATGATTTCGGTAACGGCACGTTCCAAACTGTGCCATCAGGAATTATTACGTATAAGTACCCTTCATCGGGTACTTATACGGTTAATGTAATTGCTAAAAGCAGCGGCGGGCAAACGATCGCAAAATCTGTACAGGTAACCGTCGTTTCAAACGGTGGTCCTGCTGGGATGACACTGGTTTGGTCAGACGAATTCAATACCGATGGTGCGCCCGATCCTTCAAAATGGGGTTATGATACCGGAACCGGCGGAGGTGGCTGGGGTAACAACGAACTGGAATATTATACCAGCAGAAGTAATAATGTTAACGTATCTAACGGCACCCTCAAAATTACGGCAGTGAAAGAAAATTACAATGGCAGCGCCTATACTTCCGCCCGTATGCTGTCAAACGGTAAGTTCTCATTTAAATACGGGAGAATAGAGATAAGTGCGAAATTGCCTGCGGGTTTGGGCACATGGCCAGCGATCTGGATGTTGGGTAATAATTTTTCAACTGCCGGGTGGCCAAATTGCGGCGAGATCGATATTATGGAGCAGCGGGGATCAGAGCTGAATAAGATTTTTGGCACGCTTCATTACCCGGGGCATTCAGGCGCCAACGGAAGGGGTAGCACAACTATCATCCAAAATAGTTCAACCCAGTTTCATTTATATACACTCGACTGGTCGGCGGCTTCCATTAATTTTTCAGTTGACGGTAATGTTTTTTTTACGGTGCCCAATGATAATACATTGCCGTTTAATCAAAACTTCTTTGTCATCTTAAATTTAGCAATGGGAGGTAGTTTTGGCGGCTCAGTTGACCCCAACTTTACTTCCGGCACTATGGAAGTTGATTATGTAAGGGTGTATCAGTAA